Sequence from the Pseudoalteromonas espejiana DSM 9414 genome:
TAGACCCCGATAAATGCACCGAATGTGTTGGGCATTACGATAACCCAACATGTGTCATTGTTTGCCCCATAAATTGTATAAAGCCCGACCCACGCCACAGGGAATCACTTGATCAATTAGCGCAAAAATACATAAAGTTAGTTGATAACGTAGACTGAAAAACATACAAATAGAAACTGCGCATTATACTTTGCAATAATTATTACTAAAGTGCTTATTATTTATCGCGTTATGTTCAATACCTCCTATACTGGGAGTAATTTTTTAGTGTTTTTTGGTAGGGATATTAATGTTTTTCT
This genomic interval carries:
- a CDS encoding YfhL family 4Fe-4S dicluster ferredoxin, whose product is MALLINNKCINCDACVDECPNSAIFMGKKIYQIDPDKCTECVGHYDNPTCVIVCPINCIKPDPRHRESLDQLAQKYIKLVDNVD